In one Gopherus evgoodei ecotype Sinaloan lineage chromosome 1, rGopEvg1_v1.p, whole genome shotgun sequence genomic region, the following are encoded:
- the LOC115645718 gene encoding olfactory receptor 52R1-like: MSDSNSTDFINPSTFILLGIPGLEEAYVWMSIPFCTMYAITILGNFTILFMVKTELSLHEPMYYFLCMLAVTDLVLSTSILPKMLSIFWFYSREINFSACLTQMYFIHCFSVIGSGILVAMALDRYVAICHPLRHSTTLTNPVVVKIGLAMVLRGMMLILPHPFLARRWPYCRTNTIPNTYCEHIAVVKLACADISVSSYYSLSVAFFVTALDVFFITMSYTQILRAIFRLPTKEARLKTFGTCGSHLCVILAFYIPHLFAALTQRFGHNMPLHLHVLMANVYLLVPPMLNPIIYGAKTQQIRVRLLQLFTHKET, from the coding sequence ATGTCAGATTCCAACTCAACCGACTTCATCaatccctccaccttcatcctgctgggcattcctggcctggaggaagCCTATGTCTGGAtgtccatccccttctgcaccatgtacgcCATAaccatcttggggaacttcaccatcctgttcatggTAAAGACGGAGCTGAGCCTCCATGaacccatgtactatttcctctgcatgctggcggTCACTGACCTGGTCCTGTCTACATCCATCCtacccaaaatgctgagcatcttctggttctaTTCCAGGGAGAtcaatttcagtgcctgcctcacccagatgtacttcattcactgcttctcagtgATAGGGTCTGGGATCCTTGTGGCCATGGCTTtggatcgctatgtggccatctgccatcccctgagacattcAACCACCCTAACAAATCCTGTGGTGGTCAAAATTGGTCTGGCCATGGTGCTGCGCGGCATGATGCTCATactgccccatcccttcctggCGAGGaggtggccatattgcagaaccaacaccaTTCCAAACACGTACTGTGAGCACATAGctgtggtgaagctggcctgTGCTGACATCAGCGTCAGTAGTTACTACAGCCTCTCTGTGGCTTTCTTCGTGACCGCTCTGGATGTGTTTTTTATCACCATGTCCtatacccagatcctcagggccatcttcagaCTCCCAACAAAGGAAGCCCGGCTCAAGACTTTTGGGACCTGCGGCTCCCACCTCTGTGTCATCTTAGCCTTTTACATCCCACATCTCTTCGCCGCCCTCACACAACGGTTTGGGCACAATATGCCCCTGCATTTGCATGTTCTCATGGCCAACGTGTACCTCCTGGTGCCtcccatgctaaaccccatcatctatgggGCAAAGACCCAACAGATCCGGGTaaggctgctccagctctttactCATAAAGAAACCTAA